Genomic segment of Sinorhizobium meliloti:
ACCGCCTGTCGGCCCTGATGCTGTGCCTGACGAGCGGCCTTGCACTCGCCGCGCAGGCCTATTCCATGGCGCGGTGGCACACGGCCGGGCATCACTTCCATTCGCTTTTCCAGCTTCTCGTAGCCGGTCTCAACGGCGCCTTTCTCACGGGCGACCTCTTCAATCTCTTCGTCTTTTTCGAAATGATGCTGGCCGCCTCCTATGGCCTGCTCCTGCACGGCTCCGGTCCGCTGCGCGTGAAGGCGGGGCTGCATTATATCGCCGTCAACCTCGCCGCCTCGGCGCTGTTCCTGATCGGCGTCAGCCTGATCTACGGCGCCGCCGGCACGCTCAACATGGCCGACCTCGCGACGAAGCTCGCAGCCCTCGAACCGAGAAGCAGAACACTCGTCGAAATGGGCTCGGCCATCCTCGGCGTCGCCTTTCTCGTCAAGGCGGGCATGTGGCCGCTCAGCTTCTGGCTGCCGACGGCCTATGCCGCGGCGACGCCGCCGGTCGCAGGCGTCTTCGCGGTCCTGACCAAAGTCGGCATCTACGTCATCATCCGCCTGCATCTGCTCGTCTTCGGCACTGCGGCGGGCACATCGTCCGGTTTCGGCCAGGACTGGCTCGTCACCGGGGGAATGCTGACGATCGCCTTCGGCGGTATCGGCGTGCTCGCCTCGCAGGCGATGGGCCGTCTTGCGGGCTACTCCGTTCTCGTATCCTCGGGGACCCTGCTCGCCGCGGTTGGCCTCGGCCACGACGGAATGCTCGCCGGCGCACTCTTCTATCTTGTCAGCTCGACACTGACGATCGGGGCCTTCTTCCTGTTGATCGAGCTCGTCGAACGCGGCCGGGACGCCGGCGCCGACGTTCTGGCCGTGACGATGGAAGCCTATGGCGATTTTGACGAGGACGAGGAGGAGGAAGAGGTCGGCGTCGCCATTCCCGGCACGATGGCCGTTCTCGGCCTCTGCTTCTGCCTCTGTGCCCTGCTGCTGGCCGGCCTGCCGCCTTTCTCCGGCTTCATCGCCAAATTCGCGCTCATCAGCGGCCTCTTCGACATGCCGGGCGCCGAGCTCGCGACCGCGATATCCGCCGCCGACTGGACCTATGTCACTCTCCTCATCCTGTCCGGGCTCGCTGCCATGATCGCGATGAACCGCATCGGCATCCGAACGTTCTGGGCGTCGATCGAGGGTACGATCCCGCGGGTCGTGGTGATCGAGATCACGCCGGTCGTCGTCCTGCTCGCAGCCTGCATCTTCCTGAGCCTGCAGGCGGGGCCCGCGATGCGCTACATGCAGGCGACGGCTGACGATCTGCTCGCGCCCCTCACCCACAGCGAGCGCGTGCTTTCGGCGCCGCGGGCCGGGAGCCAGTAGCGATGCGTACCTGGTTCCCCTACCCGCTGCTCTCGATCGCGCTCCTCCTCATGTGGCTGCTTCTGAGCCAGTCCGTGGCGCCGGGCTCAATCGTCCTCGGCCTGGTGGTCAGCACGGCTCTCGCATGGGTGACGCTCAACCTGCAGCCCGCCCGCTCGCGTCTCCACCGCTGGAGCCGGATCGCCGGATTCATCCTGCGCGTCGTCGGCGACGTTATCCGCTCCAATATCGCCGTCACGCTCATCATCCTGCGCGCAGGCAGGCGTCCGGTGAATGCGGGCTTCATGACGGTCAGCCTCGATCTCGCCGACGAGAACGCCCTGGCGCTGCTCGCCTGCGTCGTCACGGCGACGCCGGGCACCGCATGGCTCGAATATGACCGTCGCCGGAAGATCCTGCTCTTCCACGTGCTCGACATCGACAACGAGGACCTGTGGCGGAAAACGATCACGCGCTATGCGGCCGATTTGAAGGAGATATTCGAATGATGGAGCTTGCCGTCGTCTGGTCCGTGCTCGTCGCACAGACCATGCTTGCGCTGGCCATGGCCTTCGCGCTCTACCGCATGGCCAGAGGACCGAGGGCCCAGGACCGCATTCTCGGTCTCGACACGCTCTACATCAATGCGATGCTGATGCTCATCACCTTCGGTATCCGTACGGCGAATACGGTCTATTTCGAAACGGCGCTGATCATCGCAGTGATCGGCTTCGCCTCGTCCATCGCGTTGGCAAAATTCCTGATGCGCGGCGAGGTGATCGAATGAGCCATCTGACCGACCTTCCGCCATGGGCGGCGCTGCTCGTCTGCGGCCTGATGCTTATCGGCGCCGCGACCACCCTGATAGGATCGCTCGGGCTCCTGCGCCTGCCCGACTTCTACGCGCGCCTGCACGCCCCGACGATCGCGACCAGCGGCGGCACCATCCTCCTCTGCCTCGCGTCCATCCTCTGCTTCGCCGTCCTGCAGAGCCGCTGGGTGTTCCACGAAGTCCTCATCATCTTCTTCGTGACGGTGACGACGCCCGTGACCCTGATGCTGCTTGGCCAGGCGACCCTGTACCGCGACCGCTTCGAGGAACGGCCAGGCGTGCCGCCCAAGCAGAAACCCGCACCGGGTGAAGAATAGCTACTCGCCCGCCTGACGAAGCGCCTCCCGCGTCTCATCCAGGTGAAGCGCAAAACCGGACGCAGTCTGGTCTTCCAGTCCGGGGCGGAGCTGCATGCTTGGAATGAGATAGTCTCCGCCATTTTGCTGCCTAAATGGAATGGGTGAGACGGTCCCGATCGTCCGCATCCTTTCCCGAAGACCCTCAGCGGCCTCAGTGAATCCGGCTTCGTCGAGGCGATCGGCGCGATAAGCCACGAAGGGAGGAAGCACGTCATAGCCGGGATAATAGAGGATGCCGTGATTGATCGGGAACAGAAGGTCGTCGATCGGTCCGTTCACCCCGCGGGCCGAATAGTGCTCTTCCCAACCCCCGGCGGTGACGATCAGCATCGCGCGTTTGCCTGCCAGGTTGCCTTCGCCATAGCGGTCGCCCCAGCGCTTGTCGCTATGCTCGCCGACGCCATAGGCGAAACCGTAGGCGAACACCCGATCGACCCAGCCCTTGAGAATGGCAGGCATGGAAAACCACCAGAGCGGGAATTGGAGGATCAGAACGTCGGCCCACAGCAGCTTGTCGATCTCCGCCCTTACATCTTCCGTCAAAGCACCGGTTTCGAAGGCGTTCTTGGACGCCGCGACCGGCACCAGCCGCGCATCCGGCGGCAAAAGGGGGAAATCGGCGTGACCGACTTCGGACTTCCAGCCGTCGGCATAGAGGTCAGAGATCCGCACTTCGTGACCTTGGGTCATGAGCTCCTCGACGGCGACGTCGCGGAGCGCTCCGTTGAGCGAACGCGATTCAGGGTGGGCAAAGACGAGCAGAATTTTCATGGATCATTCTCCTGATAGTAGGTTGCCTCACTGTAGCCGGAGCATCAGTATTCCACTATATGTCTGGAATGGATATGATTGAGCCATATAATGGATAAATCGGACGTCACCCTCGAACGGATACGCACCTTCGTTCGCGTCTCGGAACGGGGCAGCTTGTCGGCAGTGGCGCGAGAGCTCGGC
This window contains:
- a CDS encoding monovalent cation/H+ antiporter subunit D, whose amino-acid sequence is MWTEGSSAVTDWLDHLLILPILLPLAVAAVLIPINERDRTLKGAIGFASTLVVFILSMILMRLAAAGTGSLPGSGVYQLGNWPAPFGIVLVLDRLSALMLCLTSGLALAAQAYSMARWHTAGHHFHSLFQLLVAGLNGAFLTGDLFNLFVFFEMMLAASYGLLLHGSGPLRVKAGLHYIAVNLAASALFLIGVSLIYGAAGTLNMADLATKLAALEPRSRTLVEMGSAILGVAFLVKAGMWPLSFWLPTAYAAATPPVAGVFAVLTKVGIYVIIRLHLLVFGTAAGTSSGFGQDWLVTGGMLTIAFGGIGVLASQAMGRLAGYSVLVSSGTLLAAVGLGHDGMLAGALFYLVSSTLTIGAFFLLIELVERGRDAGADVLAVTMEAYGDFDEDEEEEEVGVAIPGTMAVLGLCFCLCALLLAGLPPFSGFIAKFALISGLFDMPGAELATAISAADWTYVTLLILSGLAAMIAMNRIGIRTFWASIEGTIPRVVVIEITPVVVLLAACIFLSLQAGPAMRYMQATADDLLAPLTHSERVLSAPRAGSQ
- a CDS encoding Na+/H+ antiporter subunit E, with amino-acid sequence MRTWFPYPLLSIALLLMWLLLSQSVAPGSIVLGLVVSTALAWVTLNLQPARSRLHRWSRIAGFILRVVGDVIRSNIAVTLIILRAGRRPVNAGFMTVSLDLADENALALLACVVTATPGTAWLEYDRRRKILLFHVLDIDNEDLWRKTITRYAADLKEIFE
- a CDS encoding K+/H+ antiporter subunit F — protein: MMELAVVWSVLVAQTMLALAMAFALYRMARGPRAQDRILGLDTLYINAMLMLITFGIRTANTVYFETALIIAVIGFASSIALAKFLMRGEVIE
- the mnhG gene encoding monovalent cation/H(+) antiporter subunit G, which translates into the protein MSHLTDLPPWAALLVCGLMLIGAATTLIGSLGLLRLPDFYARLHAPTIATSGGTILLCLASILCFAVLQSRWVFHEVLIIFFVTVTTPVTLMLLGQATLYRDRFEERPGVPPKQKPAPGEE
- a CDS encoding NAD(P)H-dependent oxidoreductase; translation: MKILLVFAHPESRSLNGALRDVAVEELMTQGHEVRISDLYADGWKSEVGHADFPLLPPDARLVPVAASKNAFETGALTEDVRAEIDKLLWADVLILQFPLWWFSMPAILKGWVDRVFAYGFAYGVGEHSDKRWGDRYGEGNLAGKRAMLIVTAGGWEEHYSARGVNGPIDDLLFPINHGILYYPGYDVLPPFVAYRADRLDEAGFTEAAEGLRERMRTIGTVSPIPFRQQNGGDYLIPSMQLRPGLEDQTASGFALHLDETREALRQAGE